One Gordonia mangrovi genomic region harbors:
- a CDS encoding oxygenase MpaB family protein — translation MSLTLSAPSIPRVPLVPPIPTALQFPLPHQLMGMWLNGRFDDMVRAKFFRGMQFDEPPGDPGWFGPDSATWYVHQHTPALIFGLQCASYLERLDPSIFWMGVHHSRLVEKAADGEPTGRIDPAGAAVRLGHSLAFFIGTAYGSSETAERLARTVRAMHHTIKGTRPDGLVYDADDPDWLRWNYATVVWGIATAHEIYHPRPLRGAELDRYYGEFVRVGHALGGVDLPATKADTLACLAEYLPRLALTHGNAVATGSNLTNPAQAAVDWAIRDTMPEWAAQLVMHRPPHPIERRARRSVVWSALNGLQATMGDLPEFVAARARVADGVTVEHTESSFVLGSDPDLSRAEVEAAL, via the coding sequence ATGTCGCTGACGTTGAGCGCGCCGTCAATTCCTCGAGTGCCGCTGGTGCCGCCGATCCCGACGGCGCTGCAGTTCCCACTGCCGCATCAATTGATGGGTATGTGGCTCAACGGCCGATTCGACGACATGGTGCGGGCGAAGTTCTTTCGGGGCATGCAGTTCGACGAACCACCGGGCGATCCGGGGTGGTTCGGCCCGGACAGTGCGACCTGGTACGTCCACCAGCACACGCCGGCGTTGATCTTCGGTCTGCAGTGCGCGTCGTATCTGGAACGTCTGGACCCGAGCATCTTCTGGATGGGGGTTCATCATTCGCGTCTGGTGGAGAAGGCCGCCGACGGCGAACCCACCGGCCGGATCGATCCGGCCGGAGCTGCGGTGCGGTTGGGTCATTCGCTGGCGTTCTTCATCGGCACCGCATACGGATCGAGCGAGACGGCCGAGCGACTGGCCCGCACGGTGCGGGCGATGCATCACACCATCAAGGGAACGCGTCCCGACGGACTGGTCTACGACGCCGATGATCCGGACTGGCTCCGGTGGAACTACGCCACGGTGGTGTGGGGTATCGCCACCGCGCACGAGATCTACCATCCGCGTCCGCTGCGTGGCGCGGAACTCGACCGCTACTACGGCGAGTTCGTTCGAGTCGGGCATGCGTTGGGCGGCGTCGACCTGCCCGCCACGAAGGCCGACACCCTTGCGTGTCTGGCGGAGTACCTGCCGCGGCTCGCACTCACTCACGGCAACGCCGTCGCCACCGGTTCGAACCTGACCAATCCGGCACAGGCCGCGGTGGACTGGGCGATCCGCGACACCATGCCGGAGTGGGCTGCCCAACTGGTTATGCACCGGCCGCCGCACCCCATCGAACGTCGCGCGCGGCGCAGCGTGGTGTGGAGCGCGCTGAACGGCCTGCAGGCGACCATGGGTGACCTGCCCGAATTCGTGGCGGCGCGGGCGCGGGTCGCCGACGGTGTCACGGTGGAGCACACCGAATCGAGTTTCGTCCTCGGCAGCGACCCGGACCTGTCTCGCGCCGAGGTGGAGGCTGCGCTCTGA
- a CDS encoding S1C family serine protease, with the protein MNATPPADPGDAHPEHGAPETPPATDHVTEPVTTPFAAHQSPYASGQHHQPWVHGPAGGYATTSHTAAHATAHHPAGPQSAPGRPRGGVTKPIIATALLAGLLGGAVGVGGSALLNNDSSGSVPVLSSQPDTANNAADVAPGSVTYAAQVASKSTADIKVAGAQGSAVGSGIVLSPDGYVLTNNHVVAMAGSGSTIQATTSDGKTYGAEVTGTSPSYDLAVIKLDGASGLTPAALGDSDGLQVGDQVVAVGSPENLSNTVTSGIVSALSRTVTAADESGSGVTVYNGLQTDTPINPGNSGGPLVNLKGQVVGVNSAVDTGQAASGGVQAYGLGFAIPVNTAKRIGNELLQDGQATKPVLGVSGSLAATNDSEDGAQISAVQSGGAADQAGISEGDVITKIGDTPISNYADLMAQVLTHTPGETVPVTVGSGSDARTVQVTLDSAVDKQQTTIAESDGQSNQPRSPFGGFGGLVP; encoded by the coding sequence GTGAACGCAACTCCTCCCGCCGATCCGGGTGATGCACACCCCGAGCACGGCGCCCCCGAGACCCCGCCGGCCACCGACCATGTCACCGAACCGGTGACCACTCCGTTTGCCGCGCACCAGTCCCCATACGCATCTGGGCAGCACCATCAGCCGTGGGTGCACGGACCCGCCGGCGGATACGCCACGACCTCGCACACCGCTGCGCACGCCACAGCCCACCACCCGGCCGGCCCGCAGAGCGCACCGGGGCGCCCCCGCGGCGGCGTGACCAAACCGATCATCGCGACCGCCCTGCTGGCCGGCCTGCTCGGCGGTGCGGTCGGGGTCGGCGGCAGCGCATTGCTGAACAACGACAGCTCCGGCTCGGTTCCGGTGCTGAGTTCGCAGCCCGACACCGCGAACAACGCCGCAGACGTCGCGCCCGGCTCGGTCACCTACGCGGCCCAGGTCGCGTCGAAGTCGACCGCCGACATCAAGGTCGCCGGAGCACAGGGCTCTGCGGTCGGCAGCGGCATCGTCCTCTCCCCCGACGGCTATGTGCTGACCAACAATCACGTGGTCGCCATGGCGGGCAGCGGCAGCACGATCCAGGCCACCACCAGCGACGGCAAGACCTACGGGGCCGAGGTGACCGGCACCTCGCCCTCCTACGACCTGGCGGTGATCAAACTCGACGGCGCATCCGGTCTCACACCGGCGGCGCTCGGCGACTCCGATGGACTGCAGGTGGGCGACCAGGTCGTGGCCGTCGGCAGCCCGGAGAATCTGTCCAACACCGTCACCTCGGGCATCGTGAGCGCGCTGTCGCGCACGGTGACCGCCGCTGACGAGAGCGGTTCGGGCGTCACCGTGTACAACGGTCTACAGACCGACACCCCGATCAACCCCGGCAATTCCGGTGGGCCGCTGGTGAATCTGAAAGGACAGGTCGTCGGCGTGAACTCGGCGGTCGACACCGGCCAGGCCGCCAGCGGTGGCGTGCAGGCCTACGGCCTCGGATTCGCGATCCCGGTCAACACCGCCAAACGGATCGGCAACGAACTGCTGCAGGACGGTCAGGCAACCAAACCCGTTCTCGGCGTCTCGGGTTCGCTCGCGGCGACCAACGACTCCGAGGACGGTGCGCAGATCTCCGCCGTGCAGTCCGGCGGTGCGGCCGACCAAGCCGGCATCTCCGAAGGTGACGTCATCACCAAGATCGGCGACACGCCGATCAGCAACTACGCCGACCTCATGGCTCAGGTCCTGACCCACACCCCCGGCGAGACCGTACCGGTCACCGTGGGTTCCGGCAGCGACGCCCGCACCGTACAGGTGACGCTGGACAGCGCGGTCGACAAGCAGCAGACCACGATTGCCGAATCCGACGGTCAGTCGAACCAGCCGCGGTCACCGT
- a CDS encoding TetR/AcrR family transcriptional regulator: MSTPTRWAGVPLTDRRIERRGLLIDAAFDVFGTLGAAGLSVRSVCRACDLNTRYFYESFADTDELLGAAYDMVAGRLAVRVEEAMSAAGPSVRSRTAAGVRAVLGFGSDDPRCGRILFTEGRTHPVLAARRSASRDLLTELTLAETSAAARSARDPLALHTGATMFTGAMAELAHQWLAGNLGDDLDAVVDRAVAFVLR; the protein is encoded by the coding sequence ATGTCCACCCCCACCCGCTGGGCAGGAGTTCCGCTCACCGACCGCCGGATCGAGCGACGCGGGCTGCTGATCGACGCGGCCTTCGACGTGTTCGGCACTCTCGGTGCCGCCGGCCTGTCGGTACGTTCGGTCTGCCGCGCATGTGACCTCAACACCCGCTACTTCTACGAGAGTTTCGCCGACACCGACGAGTTGCTCGGCGCAGCCTACGACATGGTCGCCGGCCGGCTCGCCGTCCGGGTGGAGGAGGCGATGTCGGCGGCAGGTCCGTCGGTACGGTCGCGGACGGCGGCCGGGGTTCGCGCCGTTCTCGGGTTCGGTTCCGACGATCCCCGGTGCGGGCGCATCCTGTTCACCGAGGGCCGCACCCACCCGGTCCTGGCCGCACGGCGCTCGGCCTCCCGGGACCTGCTCACGGAGCTGACCCTCGCCGAGACCTCCGCGGCGGCGCGGTCGGCACGCGACCCGCTCGCGCTGCACACCGGCGCCACCATGTTCACCGGGGCGATGGCCGAACTCGCCCACCAGTGGCTGGCGGGGAATCTCGGCGACGATCTCGACGCCGTCGTCGATCGGGCGGTGGCGTTCGTCCTTCGGTGA
- a CDS encoding guanylate cyclase, which yields MRTGEGTGGSGIELERALDVTRTGDIWLFRGRSGPDRAIRTLTNAPVNHVAMTVAIDDLPPLLWHAELGDRLTDVWTGRHHRGVQLHDARDAVRQWMDRYDQDCWLRQLTPDISRAQEDSLLQVIARLDGTPFPATARLAGRWFRGRVPNSVDVVRGIPYLDRLARDRQARRHSHDTGLESAYCAEVVAITYRDMGVLDAAKDSNWFDPGRFWSGDQLPMTPGFRLGAEIEVRR from the coding sequence GGATCGAACTCGAGCGGGCGCTGGACGTGACCCGCACCGGCGACATCTGGCTGTTCCGCGGTCGCTCGGGACCGGATCGGGCCATCCGGACCCTGACCAACGCGCCGGTCAACCACGTCGCGATGACCGTTGCCATCGACGATCTGCCGCCGCTGCTCTGGCATGCCGAACTCGGCGACCGGCTCACCGATGTGTGGACCGGCCGCCACCACCGCGGTGTGCAACTGCACGATGCGCGCGACGCCGTGCGGCAGTGGATGGATCGGTACGACCAGGATTGTTGGCTCCGACAGCTGACCCCCGACATCAGCCGCGCCCAGGAGGACAGCCTGTTGCAGGTGATCGCGCGGCTCGACGGAACACCGTTCCCGGCGACCGCGCGGCTGGCCGGCCGATGGTTTCGGGGACGCGTACCCAACAGTGTCGACGTGGTCCGCGGCATCCCGTACCTCGATCGCCTCGCGCGCGACCGGCAAGCGCGCAGACACTCCCACGACACCGGACTGGAGTCGGCCTATTGCGCCGAGGTCGTGGCGATCACCTACCGCGACATGGGCGTGCTCGACGCCGCGAAGGACTCCAATTGGTTCGACCCCGGCCGATTCTGGAGCGGCGACCAACTACCGATGACGCCCGGTTTCCGGCTGGGCGCGGAAATCGAGGTGCGGCGCTGA